A genomic region of Spartobacteria bacterium contains the following coding sequences:
- a CDS encoding envelope stress response membrane protein PspB — protein sequence MGSFFGLIFIIMAAGILLVGAVLLGLIKMFTKTGENNTAKESQMIQEMYQGMTRMEQRIETLETILLEKDGKEKSS from the coding sequence ATGGGCAGTTTTTTTGGGCTTATCTTTATCATCATGGCGGCGGGCATCCTCCTGGTCGGCGCGGTGCTGCTTGGTCTCATCAAAATGTTCACCAAGACGGGTGAAAACAATACGGCCAAGGAATCGCAGATGATCCAGGAAATGTATCAAGGCATGACCAGGATGGAACAGCGGATCGAAACCCTGGAAACCATTTTGCTGGAAAAAGACGGGAAGGAGAAATCATCGTGA
- a CDS encoding site-specific integrase produces the protein MPSRERTKTKYPGVYFVMSTGADGKPERVFYITYRRDGKLIEEKAGFQRKDDMSDARAARLRAERIDGKSVSNKTRRENERAAKEELTNRWTVNKIWEDYDASHSHRACAKGDASYFKYIQPEIGTKTPSELVTLDLERLKRNVAKTKSERTGKLLSEQTVKHVLALLKRMLRWAAEMGHIEHPIHLKFKMPRLDNEKTEFMSEEQLRAYLKALDEEIDQDKAAFFRVMLLTGVRRTALLNVRWDDVDLNNGYLVLRGEVAKNDKTQTIPLSPGAVQIFANIPRQLMAPGKRTLSPYVWPGKNGGPREDFRAMGRRLRDKAGLPKDWRPCHMLRHTYASILASSGVNIYELQKLLTHGSTAMTQRYAHLSNESLKRAAATADIILFNRETKKASNEDKQN, from the coding sequence ATGCCGTCACGCGAAAGAACCAAGACTAAATACCCAGGCGTATATTTCGTCATGAGCACTGGCGCCGACGGAAAACCGGAGCGGGTATTCTACATCACGTATCGCCGTGACGGAAAGCTCATCGAGGAGAAGGCGGGCTTTCAACGCAAGGACGACATGTCCGATGCCCGCGCAGCCCGTTTGAGGGCTGAGCGGATCGATGGCAAATCAGTCTCCAACAAAACTCGACGCGAAAACGAGCGGGCTGCCAAAGAGGAACTGACAAACCGCTGGACTGTCAACAAAATTTGGGAAGATTACGATGCGTCCCACAGTCATCGAGCCTGTGCCAAAGGCGATGCGTCATATTTCAAATACATCCAGCCCGAAATCGGCACGAAAACCCCATCCGAACTTGTAACGCTGGATCTTGAACGCCTGAAGCGCAATGTAGCCAAGACCAAAAGCGAGAGAACGGGAAAACTCCTCAGTGAACAGACCGTGAAGCATGTACTCGCCCTGCTCAAAAGAATGCTGCGGTGGGCAGCAGAAATGGGCCACATTGAACATCCCATCCACCTGAAATTCAAGATGCCTAGGCTTGATAACGAAAAAACAGAATTCATGTCCGAGGAACAACTACGCGCATACCTTAAAGCCTTGGATGAAGAAATTGACCAAGACAAGGCTGCATTCTTTCGAGTCATGCTGCTGACAGGGGTCAGACGCACAGCGCTCCTCAATGTTCGATGGGACGATGTGGATCTCAACAACGGCTACCTTGTCTTGCGTGGTGAGGTAGCCAAAAACGACAAAACCCAGACCATTCCCCTCTCACCTGGAGCAGTTCAAATATTTGCGAACATTCCAAGACAGTTAATGGCGCCCGGCAAAAGAACTCTCTCGCCATATGTGTGGCCTGGCAAGAATGGTGGACCAAGAGAAGACTTTAGAGCAATGGGCAGACGTTTGCGCGACAAGGCCGGCCTTCCGAAAGATTGGCGCCCTTGCCATATGCTCAGACACACCTATGCATCCATACTTGCCAGTTCTGGCGTAAATATTTACGAGCTACAAAAACTGCTGACTCATGGCAGTACAGCAATGACACAAAGATATGCACACTTATCAAATGAATCTCTCAAACGCGCAGCAGCAACAGCTGATATCATACTTTTCAATAGAGAAACAAAAAAAGCCTCGAACGAAGACAAACAAAATTAA
- the pspC gene encoding envelope stress response membrane protein PspC — translation MEEQRSLYRDRNGVLLGVCAGLARYFDLPVNMVRAAVLLLFFVTGIWPVGFLYLIAAMIMKVAPLVPFGTPEDREFYDSYSSSRTGALQRLKRKFENLDRRIQRMEDAVTSRDFEWERRMRE, via the coding sequence ATGGAAGAACAACGAAGTCTGTACCGGGACAGAAATGGCGTGTTGCTCGGCGTTTGCGCCGGACTTGCGCGCTATTTTGACCTTCCCGTGAACATGGTGCGCGCGGCGGTCCTGCTCCTGTTTTTCGTCACCGGAATCTGGCCGGTGGGTTTTTTGTACCTCATTGCCGCCATGATCATGAAGGTCGCTCCACTCGTGCCGTTTGGAACTCCCGAGGATCGGGAATTCTATGACTCCTATTCCAGCTCCCGGACCGGCGCCCTGCAACGCCTGAAACGCAAATTCGAAAACCTGGACCGCCGCATCCAACGCATGGAGGATGCCGTCACAAGCCGAGATTTCGAGTGGGAACGCCGCATGCGGGAATAA